The DNA segment ttatacatgaCGCATGCAACGTACGTGAGCGCTCCAATACAAGTTTAAGACTTTTCTATCTCAATCCTTATATAACACACATCGGTAGATCCGTGAAACTGGAGCCTTTGGTCACTTTTGGTCTGCATCCTTGGAATATTTTggtttcgaagaaattttttccttagctacataaattttgagatgTAGCATTTTATTATGcctaaaaatttgtaaatgaaaaaatatatattaagggGAAGTACAGTTATCCCTCTCTTGAAAGAAAATCACTCCACGGCCAtgcttttcttttcatttcatcgataatatttttaagaatattgcATGCAACTAAAGATTATCCAACTTTTCGGAAATTAATTCTGGTTCgcatttcaaaaagtttacaaatccCTGAAATATGTACTATGTGGTTTAagaatgaaatataatattcgATAACCGTATCTTCACATATTGTTATATTACACTAAATATGAAATTCATATtcgttcaatgaaatttcaactACTGAAAATTTATATGTTATTTCACTAATGAAGTTCGCtaaagaaagcaaacaaatGCAATTTAATGCCCCTATTATGTGTGGTATAATATACAAGGGCTATTCGACTAGCCCTGGCAACTATAACAgtaatttatattatgtatggCAATCTTGTCTACACAATCCAAAATGTAGTACATGATTGCTAAAAGTCTTCCGTTTTTAAGGGCCCCCATTCCTTCTTGTCAGAGCAACGCGGAAGAGAGCACCACTGATCTAACCCATTACCTTGTTACTCCAGCAACGCAGAAGGAAGCGTTACTGACCTAACCTACTGTGTTTGCTTAGGGTTTAACACTCGTCCACTCAGCTAATTTGCAAAAGATGTGCGTGCGTTGCTTTTCGGTGTTTTCGACTTTTTGCCACCATTGCCTGTTACGTGTTGACTATGTTGACAGCAACGTCGAAAAAGTCGTCGCTCTATGGTGTAGAGAGATTTCAGATTAGTGATGAAATCTCTCGTGCATATCTTAATCCTATGTACATCTTTGGTAAACCGGTTGACAATGGTAACAGCCGAATTTATGGTACAACATTCATGTGCGAATTCATACAACGCTAGTAGAGCTAGGAAGATGTCAATACACTAACTCTCAATGTCCTTTAGAACGTCAGCTTATTATGTTGCAGTGTTAGACTTTAGGGTTTTGGGTTTTggttaatattgtttttatttccgCGACataaaatattctccaaatagtttTGGGGAGTCTTGTTGAGGTCCAGTAGTTCCGCTGCTGGATTTTCTGCTCGCATATGTCGTTGAAAAACTACTGATTCTCAATTCCAGCTCTTCTAGTGGCTGCCATCAACACACCTTTCTCCTTTCGGTATTCTTTTTTGATCGCTGGTATACTATTTCTCCCTAACAGCAATCAGACAATGCTGTTCCTGCCTTTTTCAAGTCTGCAGATTTCAAAGCACTCGTTGCTAAAGTATGTTAACTCAAATCGCCTTGCGTTTGTTAGGTTATGTTCTGGCggattcaaaaattatattgtaagAAATGAAATCGTAATAACATACAAAAACGTTACTAATGtaacacatatgcatgtaagaCAAACAGATTGTGaactatttaatatttgaatgcaAAATTGAgagataaaatcaaaaatactgTAATAAAGatgaaatgtttggttacaAAATTGTTGCTTACTTTTCTTTTGTAGTTCATAAAATTCTAGCATTGCAAGAATGTTTacctttttttttatcaaaataatgtttgAAATAGTTGTAAGCAAGAAAAATAGTGTACTTATCAAACCTACGATTgataaatgaattttaatgagcGTAGTTGCCacaatactaaaatattatgaCTTTGGAAACGAAATTgcacgctttaaaaaaaaactaaataaggaacaaattattatcttatttgcaaaatatttttataccatattgtctatgaatgaataaatatataatacatacttactatatataaaatcaTTGTTTTAATTTGACCACCCAGGAGAACGATTGAGGTAGCTGCTACCGCCTCTAGTCGTAACACTTTAAATCTTAACTCATATTTAAAGTGATTTCAGCGTTAGCAGGTTGGTTGTGTATTGTAGTTCTCCTTTGCTGCGCCGAAACCGAATAGCGCCTTGTTGAGTATATAGTATAGCAGTATTTTTTTCTTCGCTTCTTGCTGGGAACCGTCTGTTCTCTTTACGACTCTTATGCGAACAGAGACAAAGTTTGGTGCTAGATTGGGTGTAAGAATACCTCTTTACAGAGTACTACCTGCGGTGGAGAGGATGATGGTGCTTTTTGTCCTGattgttttttcgttttacCTAACCTCCTAACTGATTGAGGGATTTTGTGCAATGTTCTACTCTAGGTTAGGTTCGCTATGAACTTAAACGGTTCGTCGAATGCCAATGAGGTACCGCAGCTTTTTCCATGTTCATGGATACTGACGACGCGTCTAGTCTTACGATTACTCTTTCTTCTCACCTTCGTTTTTTCAAATTAAGTAGCTGAAAGATTGATATTCGTGAGTTCTAAGTCAAAGGAAATATTGACAAACATTGGATCGGCCGCAGGCGTTGTTTGGGCACCCACGTAGCTGCAGTTGAGTATAATCGTGCTTCTAATGGGTATCTGTGGCGAGCTGCTGTAGTCTATCTTCATTCCGCAGCTTCCAGGTGCACTCACAAGACCTGCACTATTAAGAAAGATTGGAGATCTTGTCAACTTAACTAGTGGGGTGCAGCTGAATTGAATCAAGTTATGCATTGCGAAATCAATTCTATCACCTTCGTACCTTCGTTCGTCAATGCAGGGGATTTTAAGTCTGAAGTTATTGTGCTGCGGTTTTCGGTGTATTATTGCCCCAAAGATCGAGTGGAATCACGGAAGGAAGTGTATATTAGTAATAGAAGTGCCATAATGCATTGCACCATTGGTGGAAAAGTAAATTGACAAGTATGCTGATGTGATTCTTCTTGACCGCATTTCTCGAATCGATCTGACCAACGTACGATCGATTCTAAGTATGCTCCACGCTGCTTCGAGTAAATCTGACCACTATATGACggattataaatttttcctaAATTCAGCTGCTTTGCCTATACGCATAAACagacatttttaagaaaatttttattttactcaacACTTAACTGaattaaaaacatttcatattccgaaatcttttttttttttgtatttgtattaaatttccaTTCTCATTTCACTTGCATCAAGCATACAAAAATTGCTTAAGGTAAGAATTTACgttcatttaataatattttattaaaactatgAACACACTAAGGAATTTCGAACACTAAATTAGAGGTTATgtgaaatttagtaaaaattacgttatgcattaaatatatttttgctttttctttaattaaaatgcgcaatcataaaaatatacatacatatagacgcGTACATTGgcataagaaaacaaaaaaaaaaacaaaataaaagaaactaataacatttaaaatataatcacagttaaaaatttaagtcaACGCTAAAACAATTCAAagggatatacatataaacatatgtgtgtacgtgtgcGTGCTATATACACATGAATTTACAAATGCCTCGTTAAAGTGCgttcaaacaaaattacaataagTTTacaaaagaaactaaaaaattaaataaaattaatatgtaattaacaaaaataacaaacatttgCATTAAAACTAAGAATTTTGTtcgacattttcaaaaattaaaagacaaacatttatgaaatattcaaaagaatttattttgctCGTCTGCAATTACATGAAGACTCATAACAGACACTTGGAACCCTTTGATTTTGCTCTGGCTACTTGATGCAATTGGTTTATTGTGTGGAGTTTTGCTCACTTCTTAGCAGAAGAAGTCGTCAAGACACAATCACGCTTATTTCAAGCCCCCAAAGTGTAAGCAACAATTTGTTGCTTGCACGCTCTCGCGCGCCGCTCAAAGTGGTACGacaaagtatattaaatttcttgctgattttcgcttttcttactcttttttttggttgtaaTTAAAGCCATGTAGTTTTGGttgataaatttttcttatatatttccttttttatatattatttttgtattgcatttttcatttttgttttcattgtttttttgtattttttcgtgttgtttatatgaaaaagaaagctttgctttaaaaaaataaaaaaggggttcttataacataaaataagcGTAATTGTTTTTAACTTTACGTTGAATTTGTTTGACTGCAGCGGGAACACaagtagtgtgtgtgtgtacgtgtgtgccCAGATGCTAGTGCTAGTTGGTTGCGTGCGTTTCTGTGCGTACATCagtgtacatataaacatatgtatgtgtgctttgtatatatatatacatggtTATGAATTCTTATATTGTGAATATttcttatatgtattatatgtatgcgTTAATTAAGATCGAAAATCGAAACAAATATGAACCGAAAATAAAcataaagaaaatcaatttataaacaaattatttgcatgtaaaaatatatagcttTACATTGTTGCtgcttcattttcattttaatttttttgtttttttttttttgcaaatttctaaaTTGCTTTTACTGTACACATACAAATTATACATAATAATGcacaaatttcgatttttttgcttttgtttttgtgattgcTTAGCATAGCATATCCtataataaacatacacatatatgtatatacatacatatatactatgaaTTATTTACGCATGAAATTCactaagaaaatatattacatttgtattttattttatacttttgtaactaaataaattaaggGTGCTTTTgtgcatacaaaaatttattattataatttacaatGGGTGAGTTATGCGGCGCACGTTTGTTTGTGCGTGTGTTGCGCGTGCTGTGTTTGGTAGCGCctcttcacatacatatataactaggCAAATTAAATTAAGCTAACTAAAGCTATTcatagcaaataaattaaatattttaagcatttttttacaaacgttGCGTTATGCTTaactcatacatataaatacatacatacacattatttaCATGGAGGCGCTAACACAGGCGCTCACACAGCGGTACATGGCATTGACTCGATCCCCAGTGACTTAGTAGCCTTGAAAGTGTCCTTTCTTACacttacatatgaatatatgtacaatagtATACgcgcatgcatacacacacgcacacacacatgcataagcACTCGCATGCAGTCTATGCATAAACGAGCTTGCAAATTatgttttgctttgttttttttttgtggttttgtagtacatacatacacataaaacgtttctataaaataaaatccaaattGGACATAAAACAtcgaataaaaaattcaacaaaaacaaattgaatgtAAATTTGATGAAAGTGGTGTGTTTGTGCGTTGTGATTTTGCTaatgcatgtgtatatatacatgtgtgtttgtgtagtaTGAGTGCGAGTGTATGTGTGCCTGTCCCAAAACTCTGTTGGGTGTTGGCATTGGGAGCCCAACTGCAAAAGTTGGTGTTGAAACTGTTGTGGgtgaatgtttttttcttttgtttttgtagtttagCGTTAGTTAAAGCTGGCCGTTTGAATTTGTACTGCAATCGTGAATTTGTACTCCCTCCAACCGCACTCCTTGTCAAATTCGCAGCCTTATTAGTTGCTGCTGATGTTTTATTTAACGTCGACCGCATGCGCGCCCGCCTGCCGCTCAGCTtctgtatgaaaatttttttttttcatactaaCTAAAGCTGTGGCGTTGGTTAAACAAGCGTATAGTGATTTGACTCATTTGCTGcactgttgctgctgccgcttgCACGCATCGCCTTACAACATTAGCCGTGAGCGCGATTTCTTTAGGCGTCCTGTAGCACCGCCCAAACCGCTGTCGCCGTTCCAGGACTTTGTCTTGGAGCGGAAATGACGATACGCGCTGTTGTACGCTGGCTCCAACATGGGGCGGTAATCAGTCGGATCACACAGCTCCGAATGATGTTCGTAGAATTCTTTGTAGCCATTGTGTAGCAGATAGATCTCGGGGTAGTCGAGTGACGGATAGCAATTGGTATTGCGTTCACGATCGGTGCTGCGCAAGAAGCGCGACAATTTCGGGCCACGCTCTGATGAGAATTCACAATGGAAAATAATGATATTGCGACGATGATCATTGGTTGCTTTACGCTGTTCCATTTCAGTCTTTTGTTGCGTGAGGAACTCCTCGAGTATCTGCTCGTGCGTGTACAGATTTTGAGCGCCGCGTATGTGGCCACCTTCGAATTCGTATGGATAGCGACAATCGATGATGCGATAGTTGGCCACAACATTGCTGAATTCGCCGCGCACCAAGCGTGCCATTGTGTCACAGGAGATTGATTTCAAATCGCGATGTCGACCATCCATTAGTGGTAGTACATAGGGTTTGCTGAAATCACCGATGAGATCTGGTTCGTCCTTGTTCTCCGAACGTGCAAGCGCCGACATGATTTCGGCATCATTCATCGACATGCTCTTGCGCAATGGTGGTGGATGGCTGAGTTTGGGTTGAGGCGCTGGCAGTGCTGGTAGTGACATTGTTAGAGAGTCGTCGAGATTCTCCTTTTCGGCTTCAATGCGGTAACGCTTAATAAGTACCGGCGAGTTGGTCTTCGATGGTGGATCGGGACGTTTGAAACAACCGCTAATGGCATTCTGGTTGCGTTCCGTTGTTAGCAGCTTAACGCCATAAGGACTGGTAGCAATTTCTTGCACTTGTTTAAGCAGCGTCTCTGGCGTCTTGGGTAGACAATTGTCAGTCATGCTTAGGCAACGCCGCACTGGTGGACGGCGCATCTCAGGTGTTCTCAATGGTTCGAACAACTGTGGCTGTTCGACGGTACGGTGGGCAGGTGATAATATATTCTTGATTTGTCCGACAAACAACGAATCTAGATCGCTGGGAATTTTTGGCATGTTATTTGATGGCATCATTGAATTACCAAGTGATTCCATTTCAAAGAGATCCATGTAATCTTCTTCCATGGACGAAGACCCCATCGAACCAGATGACAAACTGTGGAAAATGCGCAAACTTTTCGGTGGTGTCGGTGTGCGAGTACTACCATTGGCGGCAATGTTATGTTGTAGCTTCTGTAGGCGATTTACGAATGACTGGCGTTGACGACCACCATTCTGACCGTTAGCTTCTTGATTATATTTCGGTACGCTTGGTTGTTGTAATATTTGGAAACGACAAGGCGATCCTTCAGGTGACAGCAAACCCATCTGTTGTGGCAAATCGAAAACGTTCGAACTCTGATTTGGTTCTTCAACATTTTCCTCATCGCCATAAAATGACAGTTGATGGTCGACTACCATATCATTAATCGGGCTGCTCAAAATATTCCGGGGCTGGCGTTGACGTGTAGCTCCATTACTGCTGGCAGCGGCTGCGACTGTATTCGAGTCGTGTGGCATTTGACAGCTAAAATGCAAACAGAAGAACAAAttcgatattaaaaatatattcaacgatatatttatgttaaaaattaatcaaaataaaaggaaaagttgtgaaacaaaaataaacaaaaacaaatcggcAGGTATTTACAAGCaaatcacaaaataaatattcctcGCAAGGAGCGTAGTGCGAAAGTCAGTGTTTTTGGAGTTGTAGCTGAAAAGCCACAAGGCAGGAGCCATTCTTAAGCACAAATAGAAACGTACAATGTCGAAGGATACACAAAATAGAACTGAATCAAATTGGAAGAATTGACGCTACAACTACCAAGCACAGCGTGCTAGCACGGCGCAGGCGTACACAGGCAGCTGATGGACAAAGTAGGTGTGCGCCTGTGCTGGtgtgtgcatgtaaatgcatgtgCAAGTGATGGGTTCATTCAACTTGAACAGGCCTAGCACAAGCGCAGttgtaaatgtatttatttatggtaTCAAATAGTAGGATGATAGCGACGAACTCGGCTGCTGTTGCTGGTGTTGATGATAGTGCTAGAGCGCTGGTGTTAGTATTGTTGGTGGTGTACATGCGCAGGAAAATGCGACCCACAAGCGatcaaaatatatactataaacatacatacatacaaatatgcttaCAAAGTGAGGGTTGTtccaagcaacaacaataaacccAAGTAGCGCATGTTACACAGCTACGCTGCTGGGGTACTGTACCCTCACTGTAGTAGAAGTGCACATCAGTCCCATAGCTCGAGTCAACATTCACATTCGGTTGATATCGATCGACAAAGTGGAGGAAGGCGAATATGCTagtaaaaatgtacataaatatacatatacagacataAGTACGTGGCGTACATATGTGGCTATGTGCTCCGTATGGAATTCAATGCACAACAAGAATTAGAGGTCGACAGCACAATTGGACTCTTATGAATTGCACAGAGCCGCAGATGTTACGGCAGTGCCGGCTGGCTGGTCGCCGACTTGGCCATTGATATAACAgttaagaaaataagaaaaaagttgtGCTTGACTTACTACACGGACTAAATGACGGACCCGCAAGAACGCGGAAATAAGGAAGTAACCAACTAAGCGTACACGTCAAACATAGTAACACAATTACGTCAGGCAGAGGCCGAATGCGGCGTGCACTGAAATGCAAGTAATTCCCTAAGAATTTCAAACAAGATGGGTAGGAAAACTATAAAGTCACGCTGCGTACACGACATAAACGAAGGgacaagaagaaaataaaacttGCTGCCATTCCCCCACGGTTTTAAATTGTGCAACACTGAGCTCATATgtgtttataaaagaaaaaagtaaatattatatacatatgtatgaaataaaaCTGCACGTAGAATATACACGAACGgcggaaatattattattaggcCAGGTCGTTAACTTAATAAGGAAGTTGTGAATGCCAGAAAAAGTTGCTAGGAAGACGCAGTCAAGCGGAAAGTAGATGCACAAGGCAAAGAAGTCGGAAATAGGAAGCCAAACAAAAGCAGAAAACCGCAAGACGCCAACGTACCGCAACGCGCTGCCAAGTGAAGGCAAAAACACCTATCCAGGcgctttaatatttatgtacatatttcaggCTGTGGTCATGCCCCAAATCACAGCGCTCGATTTAATTGTAAGCTCCCGTTTAAGAAGGAAATGACGAACGCGACGGTGCGATTTGTACGTGCCAGCTTAAAGCCAAACAAAAGCGaaagaagtaataaaaaatactattacTTACGAGTCTGGCATATGAAAAgcaacagttaaaaaaaaagtaatataaaatcaacagcaacagcaacgcaCATACAAAAAGAACTCTCACTTTTCTTTAGCTTATTAATGGGGAGAATGACCGCATACGGAACTGATTGGCCGGCAAAACGCCACAGCGCAATCACGAACGTTGGTTATTGCAGCGCACGGAAAATGTAAACACGTtgtaacaacaagaaaaaaatctagAAAATGTTGGAACCGTTGAAATGGAGTTCAAGTTCAGCATTGTCTGCTTGTTGGTGTTGTTAGCGAGTTGGGGCTTGCGCCGCAGAATGAGAGTGAATAGCAGCAAGGGAGCGTTAGAGCTCAGCGAAAAAACAGTGGCGtggaatatttttgtgatttggGCAATGAAGTGGGTAGGTATACTTATAAACTGCAACCGCACTAGAAGTCGTGTAGAATGCACtgaattactattattattattttttttttcaaattaagaaTTGCACTGgttgttttgcactttttaaaatttttagttcctTCAAATTATATCCGCATCCGGGTTCATAGCATgctttgtaatttaatttttgaaattacttgGTATGCTCAAAGTCTGATGCCTTACAAACtgtctttatgaaattttttcaatgcacTTCGCTGTGATATTTACCTTGCAAATTCCATAGCCATTTCTCCGTTGGTTTCTTCGGCAATTGTGTCCCACATCATTTTGTAGTTTTCTGAGATATTGTGTttaattaaaagattttaaaattttgcgacAGTGTAATGTCGGgcgttagtttttttttgtatgatgGACGCGAGAATTGTTGTAGCACAATTTTCCGTATATTTTATCTGGCAGTAGCACTTCGTCAGTTTCAACTCCTTCACGTGTTACTGCTTATTCCTTTGTGGTTATttgcacttaaaatttttaaaatttttgctgcaTTTTTGTGAGTGTGTTAATTTCACTTGTTTTACTATttggttttgctttttattgcagTCTTTTTACCGGCCAATGGGCTTTGTACTctttgcactttttatacacaaattaaaagatttttgcTAACTTTTTGTGGAAAAATGTCCGTCACTTTCAATTGATTTCATTTGTAGCGTTCTTTAAGtacttaatattattattatccaCATATACTTggtaacattttttgtttagcATGTAATCCAATATTGCTTCTAGTCCCGAATCGTCGTATCTGTTTATAGTTGATATGGTTCAAATAAACTTGCATTGGATATTGAAATTGATATATTTAAACACCACAAAATCCAATCTTAACCAATTTTTCAGTGAACAGGCCAAGCGCACTATGCGatactataatataatacaCATAGCACTAAGCAAAAACTCGAACTAATCCACTCATCGTCGAACCACCggcttttatacaaaattttacgcGCGCTCTATTTTACATTAAACACTCAAAAACGCTGCACGCACACTACAGAGAAACTGCAGCGCTGCTAccactgcaacaacaatgccTTAAGTTTGGCCGAAAGGCCAGAGTGAGAGAACAAAGAACTACCCCGTTGCAAGAACAAATCTTGTGCGAATAACTCGAAGTCAGTTAGCGCTAGAAGAGAGCGGCGCTCAACTACTCAAACTCTGCGCAGCTGAGAGAGTGCAACAGCATCGACAATCAATAGTGCACAAAGCACCACCGAAAAGGTGCGAACAAGTGGAAATGGCAAACGACTCGGAGGAAAGTGAAGAAAATTGCGCGAAAGGCGCAAAAGGATGCTTTGATTTCTCGTGGTAGCATATGGCGCCAAGGCAGACAGATATCTTCTTGCGGCTGACGTACCTTTTGTTCGCTTGCATGTATGCACTTTTTAACTTACATACCAGTATTTTTCTCACTCTAGCTGCTCCAAAGAAAAATGCAGTTTTCTTCAAGATGCCTCTGGTGTCCTGAGTGGGCCTGGTCAGCTGTTCGGGTGACTATGGTGTCTGTCGTGACAGCAGTTGTAGAGTAACAAGGATGCACTCTTTTTCCTTACAAATTTTGACACAAAGAACACACGGAACTGCACAAAAAAGTAACAATTATGTATCTCACAAGACGGCAGAACAAGTGCAATAACAATatcagtttaatatttttgtgttcaATTGAAAAAGTGTGTGAATTCCAGATTTTGGATACAGAAATgtataaagttgaaaaaatcgTATAAAGACCGATAATGGCCACCTCGTTGTCAGGTAAGACTTAATTTCGCTTTCGGCGGATCACGggcttttttcaacaattcttGGGATTTGCTCAAATGGCCGctaataattaatttgttgttgccgAACACTTCGGCAGAAATTTGGCACTTCTTCGGGCGTTGTGCGCTTTatcattaacatacatacattcgcaCAGCCATGCATGCATtggcacatgtgtgtgtgtgcagaaaCTCGCCGGTACTGTTCTACAGCTGTTCGCCTAACcggcaacaacaaaactttttttgtgttgttgtttgcaatgttaattagttaattgttgtttttcctTAACACATCTTCGTACATTTCAATTTCTCTCCTTCCACTCAATCCTTGCAAGTCATCAGCTGAGCAgtgatttttcatatttttttctcgttttcatTCTGCTGCCACTGTCAGTGCTGCACAACTCAGCTGTGATCTCTTTCTTGCCTACCATCTCTGTTTACATATTCTACCTTTTTGCTCTTAACGTTGATAACAACAAACGAGAGTAAATGGCAGTAGCAGCGCCCGAAAATGAAGTCAACGTCGACGaacgcaacaacagcaatattgATGGACGGCTCTGCAATCAGTTGTTGATCATATGGGCCAGGCGACAAAGCCAAAAAAATAATGTGCGCGCTCTCGGCAACGAAATGACCAACAAATAagcaaacacacaacaacaatactaaaGTAAATCACAATTCTAGAGTTTTGGAGAGTTACCAAATCTAAGAATTTGAAAATACCCAACAATTAAATGGAGTcttatattcgaaaataaaatatatgtactcattacttatacatatttactcatTTAATCAACACttctatatgtttatatgtatatctcatataagatatatgtatatcacatgtacataacgatatacatatgtatactgatTTAATCAATCCCTTTAgttttggtaaatttttcaatctgtaTTAATAATAGCCCTTTGCTTAAGCAAGATACTTCCTTCTAATATGTTGTtagtgttttgaaaatattcgaaaaaatatctGTTGACAAAGGCTttagaacatatgtatgtatacaggcCATAGGGAAAACCAGTGCCCAATGAGGAGTAATGAATTCATGgagaaaataaacttaaaaaatttagaactcCGGGCCCGGTAGAAATTGTTTCCTATTTATCCCCTTTCTTCGCTAAAAAACATTTATGAATGCCTCACTCAGCCTTTTCATTATAGTAATTCTTTGGAGTCTTAACTTGGTATACTGTTTATAGAATTTTGGGGTTTACAACAAAGTTGGCTTAGGCACTTGGTTTTAGtcgaatgtaagcaattttcaactttaaacttaGTTCAGAAAATTTTCTGCAATATATAGAATTTCatgtttattgtttatgtttttaaaagaaattatttaagtctctgaaaataatactttttgatACACCTTGCAATCAAATCCTGATCTTCTTAATTAAATACCATAATTTTCCCCGAACTCGAATTTCAGCACTGCCCATATTATAAACTTTCTTAAAATATCATATCACGTTGGACATCCCAAATATTGAGAGATGAGAGACAAGGATATAAGCTGCAATATTCTTAAAATACATAGCGGGTATTGAGTACTAGATTATTGTATATTCATCCATGTTGAAACAGTtagcaattaaaatttgattttcttcaTTAAATAGTTTTCCTCGAAATAACTGCAGATAATATATACCTTCTTAAAACGAGGAAATCCTTCATTCATTGTCGTGGATATTACAAATATCGGGTGTGATTTTATAAGAATCCTTCTATCATTGTAGTTATAAAGGTTGGATATTACAAATATGGGGAGATGATTTTATAGGAATATGAGCTTTAGTATCCTTTGATCAACATAGTGCGTGTGGGTGGGACATTTATTATAATGTTCATGTTCATACTAAGTTTTGAagcacttgtttttttttggtaattttttgacaaaattctcGCCAGCTAAATACGGGATATGGCAACCGTAATTATTACTTTTCTTATCTTACTTATTCTCCTCGTTTGCTCTTTAAAGGAGACAAGCGCGAGTAATAAGCCAGTACAATATTTTCTCTTTCCATTTTTGTACGTTTTCTTTTGTTCGCAGGAGTTCTGCCTTTACT comes from the Bactrocera neohumeralis isolate Rockhampton chromosome 2, APGP_CSIRO_Bneo_wtdbg2-racon-allhic-juicebox.fasta_v2, whole genome shotgun sequence genome and includes:
- the LOC126760107 gene encoding M-phase inducer phosphatase isoform X2 yields the protein MPHDSNTVAAAASSNGATRQRQPRNILSSPINDMVVDHQLSFYGDEENVEEPNQSSNVFDLPQQMGLLSPEGSPCRFQILQQPSVPKYNQEANGQNGGRQRQSFVNRLQKLQHNIAANGSTRTPTPPKSLRIFHSLSSGSMGSSSMEEDYMDLFEMESLGNSMMPSNNMPKIPSDLDSLFVGQIKNILSPAHRTVEQPQLFEPLRTPEMRRPPVRRCLSMTDNCLPKTPETLLKQVQEIATSPYGVKLLTTERNQNAISGCFKRPDPPSKTNSPVLIKRYRIEAEKENLDDSLTMSLPALPAPQPKLSHPPPLRKSMSMNDAEIMSALARSENKDEPDLIGDFSKPYVLPLMDGRHRDLKSISCDTMARLVRGEFSNVVANYRIIDCRYPYEFEGGHIRGAQNLYTHEQILEEFLTQQKTEMEQRKATNDHRRNIIIFHCEFSSERGPKLSRFLRSTDRERNTNCYPSLDYPEIYLLHNGYKEFYEHHSELCDPTDYRPMLEPAYNSAYRHFRSKTKSWNGDSGLGGATGRLKKSRSRLML
- the LOC126760107 gene encoding M-phase inducer phosphatase isoform X1; amino-acid sequence: MMWDTIAEETNGEMAMEFASCQMPHDSNTVAAAASSNGATRQRQPRNILSSPINDMVVDHQLSFYGDEENVEEPNQSSNVFDLPQQMGLLSPEGSPCRFQILQQPSVPKYNQEANGQNGGRQRQSFVNRLQKLQHNIAANGSTRTPTPPKSLRIFHSLSSGSMGSSSMEEDYMDLFEMESLGNSMMPSNNMPKIPSDLDSLFVGQIKNILSPAHRTVEQPQLFEPLRTPEMRRPPVRRCLSMTDNCLPKTPETLLKQVQEIATSPYGVKLLTTERNQNAISGCFKRPDPPSKTNSPVLIKRYRIEAEKENLDDSLTMSLPALPAPQPKLSHPPPLRKSMSMNDAEIMSALARSENKDEPDLIGDFSKPYVLPLMDGRHRDLKSISCDTMARLVRGEFSNVVANYRIIDCRYPYEFEGGHIRGAQNLYTHEQILEEFLTQQKTEMEQRKATNDHRRNIIIFHCEFSSERGPKLSRFLRSTDRERNTNCYPSLDYPEIYLLHNGYKEFYEHHSELCDPTDYRPMLEPAYNSAYRHFRSKTKSWNGDSGLGGATGRLKKSRSRLML